The DNA window GATCTACCCGCCGGACCGCGGCTTCGTGCGCTTCCGGGGTCAGGTCATCACCGGCCTCCGCCCGCACCGCATCGCCCGCCTGGGCATCGGCCGGACTTTCCAGATTCCCGCCCCGTTTGTCAAGATGACCGTCCTGGACAACGTGGCGGTGGGCGCCCTGATCCATGCGAGGACCATGGCCGCAGCCCGGCGCGCCGCCACGGAGATCCTGGAATTCGTCGGGCTGGCGGAGAAGGCCCGGGAGCTAGTCAGCCAGGTGACCCTGGAGGACCGGAAACGCCTGGAGCTGGCGCGCGCCCTGGCCACACGGCCGGAGCTGCTGCTGCTGGATGAGGTTATGGCCGGGCTGAACCCCGCAGAGGTGCGGGCGGCGGTGGAGCTGATTAGGGCCATTCGCGCCCGTGGGATTACCATTGTGGTGGTGGAGCACGTGATGGACGCCATCCTGTCCCTGTGCGAGCGCATCGTGGTGCTGGATGAGGGACGAAAGATCGCCGAGGACATTCCAGAGCGGATCGTCACCGACGAGGCGGTCATCCGCGCCTACCTCGGGGAGCGGCGTCATGCTCCGCGTTGAGGGCATAACCGTAGCCTACGACCAGGTGGCCGCGCTGCGTGAGGCCTCGTTGCTGGTCTCTCCGGGGGAGATTGTCTCCATCATCGGCGCCAACGGCGCGGGGAAGACCACGCTGCTGCGCACCGTCTCAGGGCTGCTCCACCCCCTGGCCGGCAGCATTCACTTCGAGGCCAAGCGCATCGACCGCATGGAACCGCACCAGATCGCCCGCCTGGGCATCGGGCACGTGCCCGAGGGACGGCGCATCTTCCCCTACCTCAGCGTGCAGGAGAACCTATGGATGGGCGGGCTACAGATCAGAGATCGGAGCCAGATCCAGGCCCGCCTGGAGGAGGTATTTGACCTCTTTCCCGTGCTGGCGGAGCGTCGCCGCCAGGCGGGCGGGACGCTCTCCGGCGGGGAGCAGCAGATGCTGGCCGTCGGTCGGGCGCTGATGGCCAACCCCAAACTGTTGTTGCTAGACGAGCCGTCCCTTGGGCTGGGCCCCAAGGTGGTGGACACGGTTTTCGACGCAATCGTCAGGCTCCACGAGCAGAAGCGCACCGTGCTCCTCGTC is part of the Armatimonadota bacterium genome and encodes:
- a CDS encoding ABC transporter ATP-binding protein, which produces MLETEDLTKRFGGLLALDGLSLTVPAGAIIGLIGPNGSGKTTFFNLVTGIYPPDRGFVRFRGQVITGLRPHRIARLGIGRTFQIPAPFVKMTVLDNVAVGALIHARTMAAARRAATEILEFVGLAEKARELVSQVTLEDRKRLELARALATRPELLLLDEVMAGLNPAEVRAAVELIRAIRARGITIVVVEHVMDAILSLCERIVVLDEGRKIAEDIPERIVTDEAVIRAYLGERRHAPR
- a CDS encoding ABC transporter ATP-binding protein, with the translated sequence MLRVEGITVAYDQVAALREASLLVSPGEIVSIIGANGAGKTTLLRTVSGLLHPLAGSIHFEAKRIDRMEPHQIARLGIGHVPEGRRIFPYLSVQENLWMGGLQIRDRSQIQARLEEVFDLFPVLAERRRQAGGTLSGGEQQMLAVGRALMANPKLLLLDEPSLGLGPKVVDTVFDAIVRLHEQKRTVLLVEQNAYLSLEVADRAYVLETGRVVLEGRAAELFDHPHVRRAYLGR